One stretch of Methylopila sp. 73B DNA includes these proteins:
- a CDS encoding dicarboxylate/amino acid:cation symporter has product MAIAIPAAAPAAAPRKFYQHLYVQVLVAIAAGVALGHFYPSVGADLKPLGDAFIKLVKMVIAPVIFLTVVTGIAGMRDMGKVGRVAGKAMLYFLTFSTLALIIGLVVGNVVQPGAGLNINPASLDPKAVADYAAKAHDTTIVGFLTNIIPNTPVSALASGDILQVLFFAVLFGVALGAVGDKGEPVMTVLVSLSQAMFKLVSILMKAAPIGAFGAMAFTIGKYGIGSVANLAMLVGTFYLTSLLFVFIVLGAVARYNGFSILALLRYIKEELLLVLGTSSSEAALPSLMEKMEKAGAAKSVVGLVIPTGYSFNLDGTNIYMTLAALFIAQATGIELSLADQVLLLLVAMLSSKGAAGITGAGFITLAATLSVVPSVPVAGMALILGIDRFMSECRALTNLVGNAVATIVVARWEGELDADKLRAALAGEPTALEAPSPAPALVPAE; this is encoded by the coding sequence CGAGCGTCGGCGCCGACCTGAAGCCTCTCGGCGACGCCTTCATCAAGCTGGTGAAGATGGTCATCGCCCCCGTGATCTTCCTCACCGTGGTGACCGGCATCGCGGGCATGCGGGACATGGGCAAGGTCGGCCGCGTCGCCGGCAAGGCCATGCTCTACTTCCTCACCTTCTCCACGCTGGCGCTGATCATCGGGCTGGTCGTCGGCAACGTGGTGCAGCCGGGCGCCGGCCTCAACATCAACCCGGCCTCGCTCGACCCGAAGGCGGTCGCCGACTACGCCGCCAAGGCCCACGACACGACGATCGTCGGCTTCCTCACCAACATCATCCCCAACACGCCGGTCAGCGCGCTCGCCTCGGGCGACATCCTGCAGGTGCTGTTCTTCGCGGTTCTGTTCGGCGTCGCGCTGGGCGCGGTCGGCGACAAGGGCGAGCCGGTGATGACCGTCCTCGTCTCGCTGTCGCAGGCGATGTTCAAGCTGGTCTCGATCCTGATGAAGGCCGCTCCGATCGGCGCCTTCGGCGCGATGGCCTTCACCATCGGCAAGTACGGCATCGGTTCGGTCGCGAACCTCGCGATGCTCGTCGGCACCTTCTACCTGACGTCGCTGCTGTTCGTGTTCATCGTCCTGGGCGCGGTCGCCCGCTACAACGGCTTCTCGATCCTCGCGCTGCTCCGCTACATCAAGGAGGAGCTGCTGCTGGTGCTTGGCACCTCGTCGTCGGAAGCGGCGCTGCCGTCGCTGATGGAGAAGATGGAGAAGGCCGGCGCCGCCAAGTCGGTGGTCGGCCTGGTCATCCCCACGGGTTATTCGTTTAACCTCGACGGCACCAACATCTACATGACGCTCGCGGCGCTGTTCATCGCGCAGGCGACCGGCATCGAGCTCAGCCTCGCCGATCAGGTGCTGCTGCTGCTCGTCGCCATGCTGAGCTCCAAGGGCGCAGCCGGCATCACCGGCGCAGGCTTCATCACCCTGGCCGCCACGCTGTCGGTGGTGCCCTCCGTGCCGGTCGCCGGCATGGCGCTGATCCTCGGCATCGACCGCTTCATGTCCGAGTGCCGCGCGCTGACGAACCTCGTCGGCAACGCGGTCGCGACGATCGTGGTCGCCCGCTGGGAGGGCGAGCTCGACGCGGACAAGCTGCGCGCCGCGCTCGCCGGCGAGCCGACCGCGCTCGAAGCCCCGTCTCCCGCTCCGGCGCTCGTTCCGGCGGAGTGA
- a CDS encoding glutaminase produces MSLRPDLDLIVQELADEMRRRPDRGEVATYIPELARVDPSAFGMVVIDGDGRVSAGGDSDMPFSIQSVSKVFTLTLALGKAGDRLWRRVGREPSGSPFNSIVQLEREHGVPRNPFINAGAIAVTDAIVSGHQPREALGEILRFMQFLADDDTITIDEAVAASEQRTGFRNAALANYMKSFGVIENPVDYTLGVYFHHCAIAMSCRQLAMAGRFLAHSGVQPSTGRSVVTPERARRINAIMLTCGHYDGSGEFAYRVGLPGKSGVGGGILAVAPGKASIAVWSPGLDASGNSHLGRIALEALVKRTGWSIFGV; encoded by the coding sequence ATGAGCCTACGCCCCGACCTTGACCTGATCGTGCAGGAGCTCGCCGACGAGATGCGCCGGCGGCCGGACCGCGGCGAGGTCGCGACCTACATTCCCGAACTTGCGCGGGTCGATCCGTCGGCCTTCGGCATGGTCGTCATCGACGGCGACGGCCGCGTCAGCGCGGGCGGCGACAGCGACATGCCGTTCTCGATCCAGAGCGTCTCGAAGGTCTTCACCCTGACGCTGGCGCTCGGCAAGGCGGGCGACCGGCTGTGGCGGCGCGTCGGGCGGGAGCCCTCGGGCAGCCCGTTCAACTCGATCGTCCAGCTGGAGCGCGAGCACGGCGTGCCGCGCAATCCCTTCATCAACGCCGGCGCGATCGCCGTCACCGACGCGATCGTCTCGGGCCACCAGCCGCGCGAGGCGCTGGGCGAGATCCTGCGCTTCATGCAGTTCCTGGCCGACGACGACACCATCACGATCGACGAGGCGGTGGCGGCGTCGGAGCAGCGCACCGGCTTCCGCAACGCCGCGCTCGCGAACTACATGAAGTCGTTCGGCGTGATCGAGAACCCGGTCGACTACACGCTGGGGGTCTACTTCCACCACTGCGCCATCGCCATGTCGTGCCGGCAGCTCGCGATGGCCGGGCGATTCCTCGCCCACTCCGGGGTGCAGCCCTCGACCGGGCGCTCGGTGGTGACGCCGGAACGCGCCCGCCGCATCAACGCGATCATGCTGACCTGCGGGCACTACGACGGCTCGGGCGAATTCGCCTACCGCGTCGGCCTGCCGGGCAAGAGCGGGGTCGGCGGCGGCATTCTGGCGGTCGCGCCGGGCAAGGCCTCGATCGCCGTCTGGTCGCCGGGCCTCGACGCCTCCGGAAACTCGCATCTCGGACGCATCGCGCTTGAAGCGCTTGTGAAGCGCACGGGCTGGTCGATTTTCGGCGTCTAG
- a CDS encoding GAF domain-containing protein has protein sequence MADASARIAALRAYGVLDTPPEPRFDDIARLAGVICHAAQAVVSFADAERHWYKAHVGVDVEEVAWSDAICSYVVENDLDELVVDNLAADDRFRHKGVVTRAPFFRFYAGVAMRTPSGQMIGTVCVGDGVPRKGGLTPAQLGGLHALARHAMALVWARTMIIGPVAAT, from the coding sequence ATGGCCGACGCCTCCGCTCGAATCGCCGCCCTTCGGGCTTACGGGGTCCTGGACACCCCGCCGGAGCCGCGGTTCGACGACATCGCGCGGCTGGCCGGCGTGATCTGCCACGCGGCTCAGGCCGTGGTCAGCTTCGCGGACGCCGAGCGGCATTGGTACAAGGCGCATGTCGGCGTCGACGTCGAAGAGGTCGCATGGAGCGACGCCATCTGCTCGTATGTGGTCGAAAACGACCTCGACGAGCTCGTGGTCGACAATCTCGCGGCCGACGACCGGTTCCGCCACAAGGGCGTGGTGACCAGGGCTCCGTTCTTCCGTTTCTATGCGGGCGTCGCCATGCGCACGCCCTCCGGCCAGATGATCGGAACGGTCTGCGTCGGCGACGGCGTTCCGCGGAAGGGCGGCCTGACGCCGGCGCAGCTCGGCGGCCTGCACGCGCTCGCCCGGCACGCCATGGCGCTCGTCTGGGCGCGCACGATGATCATCGGCCCCGTCGCGGCGACCTGA
- a CDS encoding glucose 1-dehydrogenase — MTYPTPPFPRQSQSFPGKTSGMDPKPDHGETSYRGSGRLSGKKAIITGGDSGIGLAVAIAFAREGADLVIVHLPAETEDAAACRALIEDAGRKAVMLPGDVSDAGFRKAVVERAVAELGGVDVLVNNAAYQKPYQSIEEITLEEWEKTFAVNVHAYFHLTQLAVAHMGQGGSIINTASINSKDPTPMLLPYAATKGAIANMTLGLAGLLGERGIRVNAVLPGPIWTPFIPAGMPPEAVETFGAKTPMGRPGQPAELASAYVMLASDESSYTSGALLTVAGGQAVL, encoded by the coding sequence ATGACTTACCCCACCCCGCCGTTCCCGCGGCAGTCTCAGTCCTTTCCGGGCAAGACCTCCGGCATGGACCCCAAGCCGGACCACGGCGAGACCAGCTACCGCGGCTCCGGACGTCTCTCGGGCAAGAAGGCGATCATCACCGGCGGCGACAGCGGCATCGGCCTCGCCGTCGCGATCGCCTTCGCGCGCGAGGGCGCCGACCTCGTCATCGTCCACCTTCCCGCCGAAACCGAAGACGCCGCCGCTTGCCGGGCGCTGATCGAGGACGCGGGGCGCAAGGCCGTGATGCTGCCGGGCGACGTCAGCGACGCGGGCTTCCGCAAGGCGGTCGTGGAGCGCGCCGTCGCCGAGCTTGGCGGCGTCGATGTGCTGGTGAACAACGCCGCCTACCAGAAGCCCTACCAGTCGATCGAGGAGATCACGCTGGAGGAGTGGGAGAAGACCTTCGCGGTCAACGTCCACGCCTATTTCCACCTGACCCAGCTCGCGGTGGCGCACATGGGCCAGGGCGGCTCGATCATCAACACCGCGTCGATCAACTCCAAGGATCCGACGCCGATGCTGCTGCCCTACGCCGCGACCAAGGGCGCGATCGCCAACATGACGCTCGGTCTCGCCGGGCTCCTGGGAGAGCGCGGGATCCGCGTCAACGCGGTGCTGCCCGGCCCGATCTGGACGCCGTTCATTCCCGCCGGCATGCCGCCCGAGGCCGTCGAGACCTTCGGCGCGAAGACGCCGATGGGACGCCCCGGCCAGCCGGCGGAGCTCGCCTCGGCCTACGTCATGCTCGCCTCCGACGAGTCGAGCTACACCTCCGGCGCGCTGCTCACGGTCGCGGGCGGCCAGGCGGTGCTTTGA
- a CDS encoding FdhF/YdeP family oxidoreductase: MARETHIEAYDGPAGGWGSAKSVGRYVLGEGSPLRTTAALAKQNKVGGFACVSCAWSKPRDPNVFEFCENGAKATAWELTSKAIDASFFARHTLRELEHWSDFALEDQGRLTEPLKYDAASDRYLPIAWKQAFAEIGAELNAIDPKAAVFYASGRASLETSYLYQLFARIYGTNNLPDSSNMCHESTSVALPESIGVPVGTVFLEDFETTDFIFFFGQNVGSNAPRMLHPLQEARKRGVPIITFNPLRERGLERFTNPQAPTEMLTGAETTISTQYCQVKAGGDLAALFGLAKALIALDDAAAEASGPAVLDHGFIAEHTHGFEAFAAACRARGWGEIERGSGLSRAELEQAAGTYARSTAAIAVYGMGLTQHRTGVENVQMLANLLLLKGNIGRPGAGICPVRGHSNVQGQRTVGITEKTKLAPLDRLKELYDFEPPREDGMATVDACEGMVAGTVEAFVALGGNFLRAIPETEAMETAWRKLRLSVQIATKLNRSHVVHGRAAYLLPCLGRIEIDRQASGPQMLSVEDSSSHFHGSRGLVDPVAATLKSELAIVAGIAEATLPPNPKVNWKGWTADYAKVRDAIEATYPKVFPGFNARLDTPGGFPKPIAAREREWSTSTGKANFIFPESLDENPDMPAPNPDVLRLITLRSNDQFNTTIYGFDDRFRGVDGTRMVVFMNAADIARLGFADAGTVTMTTAADDALREVAGFRIVAYDIPEGCCAAYYPECNPLIPLWHHAKGSKVPAAKSIPVTLRAAG; the protein is encoded by the coding sequence ATGGCGCGCGAGACCCATATCGAAGCCTATGACGGTCCCGCCGGCGGATGGGGTTCGGCGAAATCCGTCGGGCGCTACGTGCTGGGCGAGGGCTCGCCGCTGCGGACCACCGCCGCGCTCGCCAAGCAGAACAAGGTCGGCGGCTTCGCCTGCGTCAGCTGCGCCTGGTCGAAGCCCCGCGATCCCAACGTGTTCGAGTTCTGCGAGAACGGCGCCAAGGCGACCGCCTGGGAGCTGACGTCGAAGGCGATCGACGCCAGCTTCTTCGCGCGCCACACCCTGCGCGAGCTGGAGCACTGGTCCGACTTCGCGCTGGAGGATCAGGGCCGCCTGACCGAGCCGCTGAAGTACGACGCGGCGAGCGACCGCTACCTCCCCATCGCCTGGAAGCAGGCCTTCGCCGAGATCGGCGCCGAGCTGAACGCGATCGATCCGAAGGCCGCGGTGTTCTACGCCTCGGGCCGGGCGTCGCTGGAGACGTCCTACCTCTACCAGCTGTTCGCGCGGATCTACGGCACCAACAACCTGCCGGACTCCTCCAACATGTGCCACGAGAGCACGTCCGTCGCGCTGCCGGAGAGCATCGGCGTGCCGGTCGGCACCGTCTTCCTCGAGGATTTCGAGACCACCGACTTCATCTTCTTCTTCGGCCAGAACGTCGGCTCCAACGCGCCGCGGATGCTGCATCCGCTGCAGGAGGCGCGGAAGCGCGGCGTGCCGATCATCACCTTCAACCCCTTGCGGGAGCGCGGGCTGGAGCGCTTCACCAACCCGCAGGCACCGACCGAGATGCTGACGGGGGCCGAGACGACGATTTCGACTCAGTACTGCCAGGTCAAGGCCGGCGGCGACCTCGCCGCCCTGTTCGGTCTCGCCAAGGCCCTGATCGCGCTCGACGACGCGGCGGCCGAGGCGAGCGGGCCGGCGGTGCTCGACCACGGCTTCATCGCCGAGCACACCCACGGCTTCGAGGCCTTCGCCGCCGCCTGCCGCGCGCGCGGCTGGGGGGAGATCGAGCGGGGCTCGGGGCTCTCCCGCGCCGAGCTGGAGCAGGCCGCCGGAACTTACGCCCGCTCGACCGCGGCGATCGCCGTCTACGGCATGGGCCTCACCCAGCACCGCACCGGCGTCGAGAACGTCCAGATGCTGGCGAACCTTCTGCTGTTGAAGGGCAACATCGGCCGCCCCGGCGCGGGCATCTGCCCCGTGCGCGGGCACTCCAACGTGCAGGGCCAGCGCACGGTCGGGATCACCGAGAAGACCAAGCTCGCGCCGCTCGACCGGCTGAAGGAGCTCTACGATTTCGAACCGCCGCGCGAGGACGGCATGGCGACGGTCGACGCCTGCGAGGGCATGGTCGCGGGGACGGTCGAGGCCTTCGTCGCCCTCGGCGGCAACTTCCTGCGCGCGATCCCCGAGACCGAGGCGATGGAGACGGCATGGCGAAAGCTCCGGCTCTCCGTCCAGATCGCCACCAAGCTGAACCGTAGCCACGTCGTCCACGGCCGCGCGGCCTATCTGCTGCCGTGCCTTGGCCGGATCGAGATCGACCGGCAGGCGAGCGGCCCGCAGATGCTGTCGGTCGAAGATTCGAGCTCGCACTTCCATGGGTCGCGCGGCCTCGTCGACCCGGTCGCGGCGACGCTCAAGTCGGAGCTTGCGATCGTCGCGGGGATCGCGGAGGCGACGCTGCCCCCGAACCCCAAGGTCAACTGGAAGGGCTGGACCGCCGACTACGCAAAGGTGCGCGACGCGATCGAGGCGACCTATCCGAAGGTGTTCCCGGGGTTTAACGCGCGCCTCGACACGCCCGGCGGCTTCCCCAAGCCGATCGCCGCGCGCGAGCGGGAGTGGAGCACCTCGACGGGAAAGGCGAACTTCATCTTCCCCGAGAGCCTCGACGAGAACCCGGACATGCCGGCGCCGAACCCGGACGTGCTGCGCCTCATCACGCTGCGGTCGAACGACCAGTTCAACACGACGATCTACGGCTTCGACGACCGGTTCCGCGGCGTCGACGGCACCCGCATGGTGGTGTTCATGAACGCGGCCGACATCGCGCGACTGGGCTTCGCCGACGCCGGGACGGTCACGATGACGACGGCGGCCGACGACGCGCTGCGCGAGGTCGCGGGCTTCCGCATCGTCGCCTACGACATCCCCGAGGGCTGCTGCGCGGCTTATTACCCCGAGTGCAACCCGTTGATCCCGCTGTGGCATCACGCCAAGGGCTCGAAGGTGCCGGCCGCGAAGTCGATCCCGGTGACGCTCCGCGCGGCCGGATGA
- the speB gene encoding agmatinase, with protein sequence MAHGYDAGRLDLPFVGVATFGKYPLCLDWDRLDADVAILGAPFDLGTQWRSGARSGPRAIREASTLFAFGHAGAYDHEDDVVYLPAGQARIVDVGDADMIHTDTLQSHANIEAAVRKILKRGALPVTLGGDHSVNIPCIAAFSDEEPIHLIQFDAHLDFVDERHGVRYGHGNPMRRAAERPYVTGLTQLGIRNVSSTAREGYDDARAMGSDILSVRQIRKLGVDAVLECIPAGKRYYLTIDIDGFDPSIAPGTGTPSHGGFTYYEVLELLDGITKRGTVVGVDLVEVAREYDPAGVTSILAAQVLLNLIGRILHNRG encoded by the coding sequence ATGGCTCACGGCTACGACGCCGGACGGCTCGACCTGCCCTTCGTGGGCGTCGCGACCTTCGGCAAATATCCGCTCTGTCTCGACTGGGACCGGCTGGACGCGGACGTCGCCATCCTCGGCGCGCCGTTCGACCTCGGCACGCAGTGGCGCTCGGGGGCGCGGTCGGGCCCACGCGCGATCCGCGAGGCCTCGACGCTGTTCGCCTTCGGCCACGCCGGCGCCTACGACCACGAGGACGACGTCGTCTACCTGCCCGCGGGCCAGGCGCGCATCGTCGACGTCGGCGACGCCGACATGATCCACACCGACACGCTGCAGAGCCACGCCAACATCGAGGCGGCGGTGCGCAAGATCCTTAAACGCGGCGCGCTGCCGGTGACGCTCGGCGGCGACCACTCCGTCAACATCCCCTGCATCGCCGCGTTCTCGGACGAAGAGCCGATCCACCTCATCCAGTTCGACGCCCATCTCGACTTCGTCGACGAGCGCCACGGCGTGCGCTACGGCCACGGCAATCCGATGCGGCGCGCGGCGGAGCGGCCTTACGTCACCGGCCTCACCCAGCTCGGCATCCGCAACGTTTCCTCCACCGCCCGCGAGGGCTACGACGACGCGCGGGCGATGGGCTCCGACATCCTGTCGGTGCGCCAGATCCGCAAGCTCGGCGTGGACGCGGTTCTGGAGTGCATTCCGGCGGGCAAGCGCTACTACCTGACGATCGACATCGACGGCTTCGACCCTTCGATCGCGCCCGGCACCGGCACGCCGAGCCATGGCGGCTTCACCTATTACGAGGTGCTGGAGCTGCTCGACGGGATCACCAAGCGCGGGACGGTGGTCGGCGTTGACCTCGTCGAGGTCGCCCGCGAATACGATCCCGCGGGCGTCACTTCGATCCTCGCGGCGCAGGTGCTGCTGAACCTGATCGGGCGCATCCTGCACAACCGCGGGTGA
- the speB gene encoding agmatinase yields the protein MTDPTAAGAPWPQPLDTSVTPRFAGLPTFMRLPVTDPADVDVALIGAPFDGGVTNRAGTRHGPRELRNQSSLVRRHHHVTGRSPYDLVRVGDCGDCPTHPLDLMESLRLIEAHYAGVSEAGAIPITGGGDHLITLPILRGLSKGAAVGLIQFDAHSDTYDSFFGQKYNHGTPFRRAIEEGLVDPRRMVQIGLRGSVADPASFDFAKAAGVRMIFIEEFLARGVDDVMDEARAILGDGPTYVSFDIDAIDPSQAPGTGTPEIGGLSTREAQALVRRLGGLDVVGADLVEVAPPFDPSGLTAMTGATMMFELLCVVADSLAAKKRSEGH from the coding sequence ATGACCGATCCGACCGCCGCCGGCGCCCCTTGGCCGCAGCCGCTTGACACCAGCGTGACGCCGCGCTTCGCCGGCCTGCCGACCTTCATGCGCCTGCCGGTGACGGACCCGGCCGACGTCGACGTCGCGCTGATCGGCGCGCCGTTCGACGGCGGCGTGACCAACCGGGCGGGCACGCGCCACGGCCCGCGCGAGTTGCGCAACCAGTCGAGCCTGGTGCGACGGCACCACCATGTCACGGGCCGTTCGCCCTACGACCTCGTCCGCGTCGGCGACTGCGGCGACTGCCCGACCCATCCGCTCGACCTGATGGAGAGCCTGCGCCTGATCGAGGCGCACTACGCCGGCGTGTCGGAAGCCGGCGCGATCCCGATCACCGGCGGCGGCGACCACCTCATCACGCTGCCGATCCTGCGCGGACTGTCCAAGGGCGCGGCCGTGGGCCTGATCCAGTTCGACGCCCACTCCGACACCTACGACAGCTTCTTCGGCCAGAAGTACAACCACGGCACGCCGTTCCGCCGGGCGATCGAGGAAGGCCTCGTCGACCCCCGGCGCATGGTGCAGATCGGCCTGCGCGGCTCGGTGGCCGATCCCGCGAGCTTCGACTTCGCCAAAGCCGCGGGCGTCCGGATGATCTTCATCGAGGAGTTTCTCGCGCGCGGCGTCGACGACGTGATGGACGAGGCCCGCGCGATCCTCGGCGACGGGCCGACCTACGTCAGCTTCGACATCGACGCGATCGACCCCTCGCAGGCGCCCGGCACCGGCACGCCGGAGATCGGCGGCCTCTCGACGCGCGAGGCCCAAGCCCTGGTGCGGCGTCTCGGCGGACTCGACGTGGTCGGCGCGGACCTTGTCGAGGTCGCGCCGCCGTTCGACCCCTCCGGCCTCACCGCCATGACCGGCGCGACGATGATGTTCGAGCTGCTCTGCGTGGTGGCGGACAGCCTCGCGGCGAAGAAGCGGTCTGAAGGACACTAG
- a CDS encoding creatininase: protein MVDSVFMSELSWPEFEAKIAGGAPVFLPLGATEQHGPHLPLGVDVVLPTGVCERVARAVGGLVAPTIPYGYKSMPRSGGGELFPGTVSLDANTFSLVVRDVIRGLGHHGVRRIVLVVGHFENAWPSVEGLDLGLRELRRDGIADMQAMRFEYWDFVRRETLDRLFPDGFPGTELEHASLLETSLMMLLRPELVEIDKAPTDGPAKFPTYDRFPVPEGFVPASGVLAIAQGSTAEKGQWLMDDHVALITAAVRKEFGL, encoded by the coding sequence ATGGTCGACAGCGTTTTCATGTCCGAGCTGAGCTGGCCGGAGTTCGAGGCCAAGATCGCCGGGGGCGCCCCCGTGTTCCTGCCGCTCGGCGCGACCGAGCAGCACGGGCCGCACCTGCCGCTCGGCGTCGACGTGGTGCTGCCGACCGGCGTCTGCGAGCGGGTCGCGCGCGCGGTCGGCGGTCTCGTCGCCCCGACCATTCCCTACGGCTACAAATCGATGCCGCGCTCGGGCGGCGGCGAGCTGTTTCCCGGCACGGTGAGCCTCGACGCCAACACCTTCTCCCTCGTGGTGCGCGACGTCATCCGCGGCCTCGGCCATCACGGCGTCCGCCGCATCGTGCTGGTGGTCGGCCACTTCGAGAACGCCTGGCCCTCGGTCGAGGGCCTCGACCTCGGCCTGCGCGAGCTTCGCCGCGACGGGATCGCCGACATGCAGGCGATGCGCTTCGAATACTGGGATTTCGTGCGGCGCGAGACGCTCGACCGGCTGTTCCCGGACGGCTTCCCCGGCACCGAGCTGGAGCACGCCAGCCTGCTCGAGACCTCGCTGATGATGCTGCTGCGCCCGGAGCTGGTGGAGATCGACAAGGCGCCGACCGACGGCCCGGCGAAATTCCCGACCTACGACCGCTTTCCCGTGCCGGAGGGCTTCGTGCCGGCCTCCGGCGTGCTCGCGATCGCGCAGGGGTCCACGGCCGAGAAGGGCCAGTGGCTGATGGACGACCACGTCGCCCTGATCACCGCCGCCGTCCGCAAAGAGTTCGGCCTCTGA
- a CDS encoding SDR family oxidoreductase, producing the protein MVSAHKGLKVVVTGASSGIGRAGALRLAEAGAKVAGIDLSPADAPFLTITADVSDEADMIAAMAEAAESLGGIDAVVNCAGVYRGSSLAAFDFAAFDLMVAVNLKGLILAAREAVKHFGPEGGKIVNVASELGYLGRAGASGYCATKGAVLALTRSWARELGPRVLVNAIAPGPVDTPLLDAGAMSPEELAVETRNPLNRIGQPHELTEAILFLTSRHTTFMTGQCVSVDGGAAMH; encoded by the coding sequence GTGGTGAGCGCGCATAAGGGCCTCAAGGTGGTGGTGACCGGCGCATCGAGCGGCATCGGCCGCGCGGGCGCCCTGCGGCTGGCTGAGGCCGGGGCCAAGGTCGCCGGGATCGACCTGTCGCCCGCCGACGCGCCCTTCCTCACGATCACCGCCGACGTCTCGGACGAGGCCGACATGATCGCCGCCATGGCCGAGGCGGCGGAGTCGCTCGGCGGGATCGACGCCGTGGTGAACTGCGCCGGCGTCTACCGCGGCTCCTCCCTCGCGGCGTTCGACTTCGCCGCCTTCGACCTGATGGTCGCCGTGAACCTCAAGGGCCTGATCCTGGCCGCGCGGGAGGCGGTGAAGCATTTCGGCCCCGAGGGCGGCAAGATCGTCAACGTGGCCTCCGAACTCGGCTACCTCGGCCGCGCCGGCGCCTCGGGCTACTGCGCGACCAAGGGCGCGGTGCTGGCGCTGACGCGCTCCTGGGCGCGCGAGCTCGGCCCCCGCGTGCTGGTCAACGCCATCGCGCCCGGCCCGGTCGACACCCCGCTGCTCGACGCCGGCGCGATGTCGCCGGAGGAGCTCGCGGTCGAGACGCGCAACCCGCTCAACCGCATCGGCCAGCCGCACGAGCTGACCGAGGCGATCCTGTTCCTCACCAGCCGCCACACGACGTTCATGACGGGCCAATGCGTCAGCGTCGACGGCGGCGCCGCGATGCATTGA
- a CDS encoding SDR family oxidoreductase translates to MNLEGLAGRTVVVTGSSRGIGLGIARAFSAAGAELIMLADDPAIHEEAERLGARGHEVDVTRSADVEAFAAALPKLDVLVNNAGYERLTPLDDASAENEATFRRILEINVTGMFLMTRALLPKLSSGGRVINTASVWSRTAEAAFGGYVASKHAVIGLTKTWAKELGPRGITVNAVCPGWVRTEASLRSLQRMSERSGTPEEALLDAVVAAQALPGFMEPEDVAGPYLFLASDLAASVTGQSLGVDRGEAPW, encoded by the coding sequence GTGAACCTCGAGGGGCTCGCCGGGCGCACGGTCGTCGTCACCGGCTCGAGCCGCGGCATCGGGCTCGGGATCGCCCGCGCCTTCTCCGCCGCCGGCGCCGAGCTGATCATGCTCGCCGACGACCCGGCGATCCATGAGGAGGCGGAACGCCTCGGCGCCCGCGGCCACGAGGTCGACGTCACCCGATCGGCCGATGTCGAAGCCTTCGCCGCCGCGCTGCCGAAGCTCGACGTGCTGGTCAACAACGCCGGCTACGAGCGCCTGACGCCGCTCGACGACGCCAGCGCCGAGAACGAGGCGACCTTCCGCCGGATCCTCGAGATCAACGTCACCGGCATGTTCCTGATGACGCGCGCGCTGCTGCCGAAGCTCTCGTCCGGCGGACGGGTCATCAACACCGCCTCGGTCTGGTCGCGCACCGCGGAAGCGGCGTTCGGCGGCTACGTCGCGTCGAAGCATGCGGTCATCGGCCTCACCAAGACCTGGGCGAAGGAGCTCGGGCCGCGCGGGATCACGGTCAACGCGGTGTGCCCGGGCTGGGTGCGGACCGAGGCTTCGCTGCGCTCGCTCCAGCGCATGTCCGAGCGCTCGGGAACCCCGGAGGAGGCCCTGCTCGACGCGGTCGTGGCCGCGCAGGCGCTGCCCGGCTTCATGGAGCCGGAGGACGTCGCCGGCCCCTACCTGTTCCTCGCCTCCGACCTCGCGGCGAGCGTGACGGGGCAGAGCCTCGGCGTCGACCGGGGAGAAGCGCCGTGGTGA